The sequence below is a genomic window from Ipomoea triloba cultivar NCNSP0323 chromosome 2, ASM357664v1.
AAACAACAGTACAGCATATATAAATTAACTTAAGCCTTTTGGTGTGTATCAGTTCACGGAATTCTGGGATTGCGAACGCTAACAAGCCTAACATCATCAATGACAGGCCCACACAGAGACCCAGAGTTGTCACTTTTCATGTGATAGAACGAGCTCAAGAACCTGACTCGGGTCCGGGTCGAGATCGCCGTGAACCGGTGCTTGGCCTTAACGGACCCGCCTTTCCCCTTCGACTGGAACGGAACTTGAAGCGTCAACTTTCCCGCGAACGCCTCCACCACCATCGAACCCTCGCACGCGTTGTTGGCATCGCCCACCGAGAAGTAGAGATCGTATACTTTACCCGGTTTTGTTCTAACCACCTGCGCCAAAGCGCTCTCCCTCCCGCCCACTAGCTCCACTGCTCGTTTCCCCTCGGGGACCGAGAAGTGGTCGGAATCGATGTATTTTACGGCCTTGAGGGACTCGATAATCCAGCCGGGGAGCGGGCAGTGATCGTCCTCCACATTGGGGGGAATCAGGACTCCCCATGTGGTGTTAGAGAAGATATACGGACCTTCCTCAAAGTTCCCATTCTTCAACATGTTCCCCCGCCGTCTTCTCGGCGGATTCAACGCCTTGAGAGCTACAGAGTCGATCAGCG
It includes:
- the LOC116009790 gene encoding uncharacterized protein LOC116009790, giving the protein MKKTGIILLALLCATFHLAISFTPDGLVPNGNFELGPKPNQMKGTRVVDPHAIPNWEISGFVEYIKSGQKQGDMLLVVPEGIYAVRLGEDAWIKTTVKAVKGTYYSLSFTFARTCAQEERLKVSVSPNSKPNDWGMLPLQTMYSSDGWDSYSWAFLAEAEAVDIVIHNPAAEKDPACGPLIDSVALKALNPPRRRRGNMLKNGNFEEGPYIFSNTTWGVLIPPNVEDDHCPLPGWIIESLKAVKYIDSDHFSVPEGKRAVELVGGRESALAQVVRTKPGKVYDLYFSVGDANNACEGSMVVEAFAGKLTLQVPFQSKGKGGSVKAKHRFTAISTRTRVRFLSSFYHMKSDNSGSLCGPVIDDVRLVSVRNPRIP